A genomic segment from Dehalococcoidales bacterium encodes:
- a CDS encoding metalloregulator ArsR/SmtB family transcription factor — protein sequence MMTRAEDKCEIWAVDEEKVTEAKKRLLADETFTMLSETFGALADSNRAKILHSLAEEELCVCDIACVVGISDSAVSQHLRILRTLRLVKQRKEGRMMYYSLSDNHIRQLLEICLEHTRHWNLPVSEDVPMGIASEQGG from the coding sequence ATAAGTGCGAAATATGGGCCGTCGATGAAGAAAAAGTGACCGAGGCGAAAAAACGGCTGCTGGCTGATGAGACTTTTACCATGCTGTCAGAGACTTTTGGCGCGCTGGCTGATTCTAACCGGGCCAAGATTCTGCACTCCCTGGCAGAGGAGGAACTTTGTGTCTGCGATATTGCCTGCGTGGTCGGAATTTCTGACTCGGCGGTATCTCAACACCTTCGAATACTACGAACACTCCGCCTCGTTAAACAGCGCAAGGAAGGGCGGATGATGTACTATTCCCTGAGCGATAATCACATTCGCCAATTGTTAGAAATCTGCCTGGAGCACACTCGGCACTGGAATTTACCAGTGTCGGAAGATGTGCCGATGGGAATTGCATCTGAACAGGGAGGTTAG
- a CDS encoding YnfA family protein has protein sequence MVRSLFYFILAGLCEIGGGYLIWLWLRGGKSPWYALPGAIVLILYGVIPTLQPAHFGRVYAAYGGIFIVLAILWGWLVDKYVPDKFDLIGGIVALAGVFIIMYWPRS, from the coding sequence ATGGTCAGGTCGTTGTTTTACTTCATACTTGCCGGGCTATGTGAAATCGGCGGAGGATACCTTATATGGCTCTGGCTACGTGGGGGTAAAAGTCCCTGGTACGCTCTTCCTGGAGCTATCGTGCTTATCTTATATGGCGTTATCCCGACTCTGCAACCCGCCCATTTCGGGCGAGTTTACGCTGCCTACGGTGGCATCTTCATAGTACTGGCAATTCTGTGGGGTTGGCTGGTGGACAAGTATGTACCGGACAAATTTGACCTTATCGGCGGTATTGTCGCGCTTGCTGGTGTTTTTATCATCATGTACTGGCCCAGGAGTTGA